A single region of the Aeromicrobium chenweiae genome encodes:
- a CDS encoding histone H1 has protein sequence MSITDTITTQVKSLVDDVRGLPDSFKKIDIADLQKQAEGLVQTAVGTATATYTDLAKQAEGFVALAKGLTADDIRKTVDSSVEDVTKTAKGLADEAQKTAYEYVTVAKTQVTKVTSKAPTTVRKAAETVDATVKKTPEPAKRTSSSATKKSSSTTSAAKKTPAKKAPAKKAPAKKTPAAKKAPAAKKAPAAKKTTSSTTSASTGATPAAKKAPAAKKAPAKKAPAAKKTTTSSTASASTGAMPAAKKAPAAPSSSSTGSSSDSSTSTKA, from the coding sequence ATGAGCATCACCGACACGATCACCACCCAGGTCAAGTCGCTCGTCGACGACGTCCGGGGCCTGCCCGACTCGTTCAAGAAGATCGACATCGCTGATCTGCAGAAGCAGGCCGAGGGCCTCGTGCAGACCGCCGTCGGCACCGCGACCGCGACGTACACGGACCTGGCCAAGCAGGCCGAGGGCTTCGTGGCGCTGGCCAAGGGCCTCACCGCGGACGACATCCGCAAGACCGTCGACAGCTCGGTCGAGGACGTCACGAAGACCGCCAAGGGTCTCGCCGACGAGGCGCAGAAGACCGCGTACGAGTACGTGACCGTCGCCAAGACGCAGGTCACCAAGGTGACGTCGAAGGCACCCACGACGGTCCGCAAGGCCGCCGAGACGGTCGACGCGACGGTCAAGAAGACGCCTGAGCCGGCCAAGAGGACGTCCTCCTCCGCCACCAAGAAGTCGTCCTCGACGACCTCCGCGGCCAAGAAGACGCCCGCCAAGAAGGCTCCGGCGAAGAAGGCGCCGGCGAAGAAGACTCCCGCTGCCAAGAAGGCTCCCGCTGCCAAGAAGGCTCCGGCCGCGAAGAAGACCACGTCGTCGACGACGTCGGCCTCCACCGGCGCGACGCCGGCGGCGAAGAAGGCTCCGGCTGCCAAGAAGGCGCCCGCCAAGAAGGCCCCGGCCGCGAAGAAGACCACCACCTCCTCGACGGCCTCGGCGTCCACCGGCGCGATGCCGGCGGCGAAGAAGGCCCCGGCCGCTCCGAGCAGCTCGAGCACCGGTTCCTCCTCGGACAGCAGCACCAGCACCAAGGCCTGA
- the manA gene encoding mannose-6-phosphate isomerase, class I, whose amino-acid sequence MYLLDNASRRYDWGSSSDIPQFLGQSADGSPLAEIWMGTHPLGPSTLATADRVPLADVAGELPFLFKILAADRPLSLQVHPSQTMAQAGFAAEEAAGVPLDAPERTYRDPHHKPEMAYALTTFDTLVGFRPTAEILRVLHGIDTPLARSLGEGLRAVPGFRGIIRLVERLLTEDIGPDEITAVVEACRELVEAGIDVKRAYVTAVEIAEHYPDDVGVIISLTLNRLTLQPGEAAFLGAGIIHAHLKGMCLEIMAASDNVLRAGLTSKPLNPSGLVQCLERGMSRLARVTPEPFGFSTDVFNPDVREFALAVTQSSKAEPEGVLLPPAPHRIVVCTGGEVELVNAAGDHLKLARGDSMYAGPDDGDVRVLGTGEVAQAYTPSPDAPTAELVDLVLPFGERRVRRGRRMDNGDQREQDGTPPQA is encoded by the coding sequence ATGTACCTGCTGGACAACGCCTCGCGGCGCTACGACTGGGGCTCCTCGTCCGACATCCCCCAGTTCCTGGGGCAGTCCGCGGACGGGTCGCCGCTGGCGGAGATCTGGATGGGCACCCACCCGCTCGGGCCGTCGACGCTGGCCACGGCGGACCGGGTCCCGCTGGCCGACGTGGCCGGTGAGCTGCCGTTCCTGTTCAAGATCCTGGCGGCGGACCGGCCCCTGTCCTTGCAGGTGCACCCGAGCCAGACGATGGCGCAGGCCGGCTTCGCGGCGGAGGAGGCTGCGGGCGTCCCCCTGGACGCACCCGAGCGCACCTACCGCGATCCGCACCACAAGCCCGAGATGGCGTACGCGCTGACGACCTTCGACACCCTGGTCGGGTTCCGGCCGACCGCCGAGATCCTCCGCGTCCTGCACGGCATCGACACCCCGCTCGCCCGCAGCCTCGGCGAGGGCCTGCGCGCCGTGCCCGGGTTCCGCGGGATCATCCGGCTCGTGGAGCGCCTGCTGACCGAGGACATCGGTCCCGACGAGATCACCGCCGTCGTGGAGGCGTGCCGCGAGCTGGTCGAGGCCGGCATCGACGTCAAGCGGGCCTACGTGACCGCCGTCGAGATCGCCGAGCACTATCCCGACGACGTCGGGGTCATCATCTCCCTCACGCTGAACCGGCTGACGTTGCAGCCCGGTGAGGCCGCGTTCCTCGGCGCCGGCATCATCCACGCCCACCTCAAGGGGATGTGCCTGGAGATCATGGCGGCGTCCGACAACGTGCTGCGGGCGGGCCTGACCAGTAAGCCGCTCAACCCGTCCGGCCTCGTCCAGTGCCTCGAGCGCGGCATGTCGCGACTGGCCCGGGTCACGCCGGAGCCGTTCGGGTTCTCGACCGACGTCTTCAACCCGGACGTGCGCGAGTTCGCGCTCGCCGTCACGCAGTCGTCGAAGGCCGAGCCCGAGGGAGTCCTGCTGCCGCCCGCCCCGCACCGCATCGTGGTGTGCACCGGCGGCGAGGTCGAGCTCGTCAACGCCGCCGGGGACCACCTCAAGCTCGCCCGCGGTGACTCGATGTACGCCGGCCCGGACGACGGGGACGTCCGCGTGCTCGGCACCGGCGAGGTCGCCCAGGCGTACACCCCGAGCCCGGACGCGCCGACCGCCGAGCTCGTCGACCTGGTGCTGCCGTTCGGCGAGCGCCGGGTCCGTCGGGGGCGCCGCATGGACAACGGCGACCAGCGCGAGCAGGACGGCACCCCGCCGCAGGCCTAG
- a CDS encoding DEAD/DEAH box helicase has translation MTSDLSVDTPTFADLGLVDTLVERLNALGYETPTPIQARAIPTLLEGKDVVGLAQTGTGKTAAFALPILQKIDPKNTKTQAIVLAPTRELALQVCEAITTYAVNLPGIRVLPVYGGQGYGFQLQGLQRGAHIVVGTPGRVIDHLERGSLDLTALEFLVLDEADEMLNMGFAEDVERILADTPEYKQVALFSATMPKMIRSLAKKYLHDPVDIATPKATTSTATVRQRWIQVSHHHKLDALTRLLEVETGDGMIVFVRTKSATEELAEKLRARGYSAAALNGDLVQAQRERTVAQLKSGQIDLIIATDVAARGLDVERITHVINYDIPHDTEAYVHRIGRTGRAGRTGEAILFVTPRERRMLSAIEKVSGRPVEEMSVPSAEEVNERRTGRFAQAITSSMGSPQFHAFRTLVEEYASENDVSMTDVAAALAVMSQTDKEFFLRPDPPKKAARERDFEPRKKPAGFDRSDRLPAEGAAVYRVAVGKRHKIGPSAIVGALANEGSLKRSDFGKITIGQDHTLVELPADLPDAVFEALANTRISGKLIDLQPDSGPPIRRTREDRKGNPHPKKSHENRPYPSKAPDKGSYESKGSSSGKPARKPRHK, from the coding sequence ATGACTTCCGACCTTTCCGTCGACACACCGACCTTCGCCGACCTCGGCCTCGTCGACACCCTCGTCGAGCGGCTCAACGCCCTCGGCTACGAGACGCCCACCCCGATCCAGGCGCGGGCGATCCCGACGCTGCTCGAGGGCAAGGACGTCGTCGGCCTCGCACAGACCGGCACGGGCAAGACGGCAGCGTTCGCGTTGCCGATCCTGCAGAAGATCGACCCGAAGAACACCAAGACCCAGGCCATCGTGCTGGCGCCGACCCGTGAGCTCGCGCTCCAGGTCTGCGAGGCCATCACCACGTACGCGGTCAACCTGCCCGGCATCCGCGTGCTGCCCGTCTACGGCGGCCAGGGCTACGGCTTCCAGCTGCAGGGCCTGCAGCGGGGCGCCCACATCGTCGTCGGCACCCCCGGCCGCGTCATCGACCACCTCGAGCGCGGCAGCCTGGACCTGACGGCGCTGGAGTTCCTGGTGCTCGACGAGGCCGACGAGATGCTGAACATGGGCTTCGCGGAGGACGTCGAGCGCATCCTCGCCGACACGCCTGAGTACAAGCAGGTCGCGCTGTTCTCGGCCACGATGCCGAAGATGATCCGCAGCCTGGCCAAGAAGTACCTGCACGACCCGGTCGACATCGCGACCCCCAAGGCCACCACGTCGACCGCGACGGTCCGCCAGCGCTGGATCCAGGTCTCGCACCACCACAAGCTCGACGCCCTGACGCGCCTGCTCGAGGTCGAGACCGGCGACGGCATGATCGTGTTCGTCCGCACCAAGTCCGCCACCGAGGAGCTCGCCGAGAAGCTGCGGGCCCGGGGCTACTCGGCCGCCGCGCTCAACGGCGACCTGGTCCAGGCGCAGCGCGAGCGCACCGTCGCCCAGCTCAAGTCCGGGCAGATCGACCTGATCATCGCGACCGACGTGGCAGCCCGTGGCCTCGACGTCGAGCGCATCACGCACGTCATCAACTACGACATCCCGCACGACACCGAGGCGTACGTCCACCGCATCGGCCGCACCGGCCGGGCCGGCCGCACCGGCGAGGCGATCTTGTTCGTCACGCCCCGGGAGCGGCGCATGCTGTCGGCGATCGAGAAGGTCTCCGGGCGTCCCGTCGAGGAGATGTCCGTCCCGTCGGCCGAAGAGGTCAACGAGCGCCGCACCGGTCGTTTCGCCCAGGCCATCACCTCGAGCATGGGCTCGCCTCAGTTCCACGCGTTCCGCACGCTCGTCGAGGAGTACGCCAGCGAGAACGACGTCTCGATGACTGATGTCGCGGCTGCTCTTGCGGTGATGAGCCAGACGGACAAGGAGTTCTTCCTGCGTCCCGACCCGCCCAAGAAGGCGGCGCGCGAGCGCGACTTCGAGCCGCGCAAGAAGCCCGCGGGCTTCGACCGCAGCGACCGGCTCCCGGCCGAGGGCGCCGCGGTCTACCGCGTCGCGGTCGGCAAGCGTCACAAGATCGGCCCGTCCGCGATCGTGGGCGCCCTGGCGAACGAGGGCAGCCTCAAGCGCTCGGACTTCGGCAAGATCACGATCGGCCAGGATCACACCCTGGTCGAGCTGCCCGCCGACCTGCCCGACGCGGTCTTCGAGGCGCTCGCGAACACCCGCATCTCGGGCAAGCTGATCGACCTGCAGCCCGACAGCGGCCCGCCGATCCGCCGGACCCGCGAGGACCGCAAGGGCAACCCGCACCCGAAGAAGTCGCACGAGAACCGTCCCTACCCCTCGAAGGCGCCGGACAAGGGCTCGTACGAGTCGAAGGGGTCCTCGAGCGGCAAGCCTGCGCGGAAGCCCCGGCACAAGTGA
- a CDS encoding helix-turn-helix domain-containing protein, with protein MAKLNVQKTVGGLGDYLREQRGQAQMSLRQLAELADVSNPYLSQIERGLRRPSAEVLQQIAKALRISAESLYVRAGILDADDSGARMVEDAIALDPRLTERQKTALLDIYRSFVGTEEATDTELAATVTEANQEEK; from the coding sequence ATGGCCAAGCTGAACGTGCAGAAGACCGTCGGAGGACTCGGCGACTACCTGCGCGAGCAACGAGGCCAGGCACAGATGTCGCTGCGACAGCTGGCCGAGCTCGCGGACGTCTCGAATCCGTACCTCAGCCAGATCGAGCGAGGCCTGCGCCGACCGTCGGCAGAAGTCCTGCAGCAGATCGCCAAGGCGCTCAGGATCTCGGCCGAGTCGCTCTACGTTCGCGCCGGCATCCTCGATGCCGACGACAGCGGAGCCCGGATGGTCGAGGACGCCATCGCCCTCGACCCTCGACTCACCGAGCGTCAGAAGACCGCGCTGCTCGACATCTACCGCTCCTTCGTCGGCACGGAGGAAGCGACCGACACCGAGCTGGCCGCCACAGTGACAGAAGCCAACCAGGAGGAAAAATGA
- a CDS encoding mannose-1-phosphate guanylyltransferase → MTSPESLETFHAVIPAGGAGTRLWPLSRASHPKFLLDLDGSGRSLLQHTWDRLRELIPAERIHVVTGVAHADAIRAQLPELTGLMVEPSPRDSMPAIGLAAAVIGATDPDAVIGSFAADHVIEDQQAFATAITQAVAVARTGLVTTIGITPAGPSTAFGYIESGAGLDVAGAPSARAVTAFVEKPDAETAAAYVTGGRHSWNGGMFVTRTDVLLDHLARLQPGLHQGLVAIAAAWGGDRRQDVLAATWPSLTKIAIDHAVAEPVSLEGGMAVVPGTFSWDDVGDFAALQDVGAASSPDTVWIDGSGLALASDGTTIAVVGLDDVVVVRTADALLVTTRAHAQRVKDVVAELKARGRTDLV, encoded by the coding sequence ATGACCTCGCCCGAGAGCCTCGAGACGTTCCACGCCGTGATCCCCGCCGGAGGCGCGGGCACCCGGTTGTGGCCCCTGTCCCGGGCGTCGCACCCCAAGTTCCTGCTCGACCTCGACGGCTCCGGACGATCGCTGCTGCAGCACACGTGGGACCGGCTGCGCGAGCTGATCCCGGCCGAGCGCATCCACGTCGTCACCGGCGTCGCGCACGCGGACGCGATCCGTGCCCAGCTCCCGGAGCTGACCGGCCTGATGGTGGAGCCCTCCCCGCGCGACTCCATGCCGGCGATCGGCCTGGCGGCCGCGGTCATCGGGGCGACGGACCCCGACGCCGTCATCGGCTCGTTCGCCGCCGATCACGTCATCGAGGACCAGCAGGCCTTCGCGACCGCGATCACGCAGGCCGTCGCGGTCGCCCGCACCGGCCTGGTCACCACGATCGGCATCACCCCGGCCGGGCCGTCGACCGCGTTCGGCTACATCGAGTCCGGCGCCGGCCTCGACGTCGCGGGGGCGCCGTCGGCGCGGGCCGTCACCGCATTCGTCGAGAAGCCGGACGCCGAGACCGCGGCAGCGTACGTCACGGGCGGCCGGCACAGCTGGAACGGCGGCATGTTCGTGACCCGCACCGACGTGCTGCTCGATCACCTCGCCCGGCTGCAGCCGGGGCTGCACCAAGGGCTCGTCGCCATCGCAGCGGCCTGGGGCGGCGACCGTCGACAGGACGTCCTGGCGGCCACCTGGCCGAGCCTGACCAAGATCGCGATCGACCACGCAGTCGCCGAGCCGGTCTCCCTCGAGGGCGGCATGGCGGTCGTGCCGGGCACGTTCAGCTGGGACGACGTGGGTGACTTCGCGGCCCTGCAGGACGTGGGCGCCGCGTCCTCGCCGGACACCGTCTGGATCGACGGGAGCGGCCTCGCCCTCGCGTCGGACGGCACCACGATCGCGGTCGTCGGCCTCGACGACGTGGTCGTCGTGCGCACTGCGGACGCCCTGCTGGTGACGACCCGGGCCCACGCCCAGCGGGTCAAGGACGTCGTCGCCGAGCTCAAGGCACGCGGCCGCACCGACCTGGTCTAG
- a CDS encoding fibronectin type III domain-containing protein, which yields MAGRRRRRDLRRLLIVALCVLVVGALGIGLSMTQAEEQKAAKQKLEAPTGLSARPLTPTSVVLDWRGSDNAEEYVVKVGPDRALTRAVVARVKARPGTRTTTVTLSDVRATTPGVDQYYRVDAIKDGKIRSSRTARFRLKPGDVRRLKVRTVTPGGVKVTWRKAANARQFDVAIARDKRFSKKATTVRTLGTVRTFITSGLRPDTDYWIKVRAVNGDQLGGFTKPVRFTTGVRESSFRVGTWNVCSEKCADYDSRARIMASFINANRIDMFGLQEAGGERVGATTNAIFSGGSQGFVRAEGGARARYIFYRPALFRQISGGSFPIGDGRDTTWAKFETKDTKRTFYFVDVHLENGKSGDANAKRSREMDVMLAEMARINDTGTPMVYAGDFNSGTHRSADAPGVKMRAAGFANSFLQTKDVTNGRISTSHSFAPTVLMAGAHVDHIWVSRDFDVESWAQLVRLDGNSYAKPVTSDHNLLSAVVALDAAKASLGDPTPTTTVGELTP from the coding sequence GTGGCCGGACGGCGCCGCAGGCGTGACCTGCGGCGGCTGCTGATCGTGGCGCTGTGCGTGCTGGTGGTCGGGGCGCTCGGGATCGGGCTCTCCATGACGCAGGCGGAGGAGCAGAAGGCTGCGAAGCAGAAGCTCGAGGCGCCGACCGGCTTGTCGGCCAGGCCCCTGACACCGACCAGCGTCGTGCTCGACTGGCGCGGCTCGGACAACGCCGAGGAGTACGTCGTCAAGGTGGGCCCCGACCGGGCGCTCACGCGGGCCGTGGTCGCCAGGGTCAAGGCGAGGCCGGGCACCCGCACCACGACGGTCACGCTGTCGGACGTCAGGGCGACGACCCCCGGCGTGGACCAGTACTACCGGGTCGACGCGATCAAGGACGGCAAGATCAGGTCCTCGCGCACCGCGCGGTTCCGGCTCAAGCCGGGTGACGTCCGTCGTCTGAAGGTCCGCACCGTCACCCCCGGCGGGGTCAAGGTGACCTGGCGCAAGGCCGCCAACGCCCGCCAGTTCGACGTCGCGATCGCGCGTGACAAGCGTTTCTCCAAGAAGGCCACGACCGTACGGACGCTCGGCACCGTCCGGACGTTCATCACGAGCGGGCTGCGCCCCGACACCGACTACTGGATCAAGGTGCGGGCGGTCAACGGCGACCAGCTCGGCGGCTTCACCAAGCCGGTCAGGTTCACGACCGGGGTGCGCGAGTCGTCGTTCCGCGTGGGGACGTGGAACGTCTGCTCCGAGAAGTGCGCGGACTACGACAGCCGCGCCCGCATCATGGCCTCGTTCATCAACGCCAACCGGATCGACATGTTCGGGCTGCAGGAGGCCGGCGGGGAGCGGGTCGGCGCGACCACGAACGCGATCTTCAGCGGCGGCTCCCAGGGATTCGTCCGCGCGGAGGGCGGGGCCAGGGCCCGCTACATCTTCTACCGGCCGGCGCTGTTCCGGCAGATCAGCGGCGGCAGCTTCCCCATTGGCGACGGGCGCGACACCACCTGGGCCAAGTTCGAGACCAAGGACACCAAGCGCACCTTCTACTTCGTCGACGTCCACCTCGAGAACGGCAAGAGCGGCGACGCCAATGCGAAGCGTTCGCGCGAGATGGACGTGATGCTCGCCGAGATGGCCCGGATCAACGACACCGGAACCCCCATGGTCTACGCCGGCGACTTCAACTCCGGCACGCACCGCTCCGCGGACGCCCCCGGGGTCAAGATGCGAGCGGCCGGGTTCGCCAACTCGTTCCTGCAGACCAAGGACGTCACGAACGGCCGGATCAGCACGAGCCACTCGTTCGCCCCGACGGTCCTGATGGCGGGCGCCCACGTCGACCACATCTGGGTCTCCCGGGACTTCGACGTCGAGTCGTGGGCGCAGCTGGTCCGGCTCGACGGCAACAGCTACGCCAAGCCGGTCACCTCCGACCACAACCTGCTCAGCGCCGTCGTCGCGCTCGACGCCGCCAAGGCGTCCCTCGGCGACCCGACCCCGACGACCACCGTCGGGGAGCTCACCCCGTGA
- a CDS encoding asparaginase — protein sequence MDVLAEVIRSGLVESRHRGVAVGVDPAGEVIWSMGDPGTVVFPRSANKPIQAMGMLRAGLPLDGRLLALASASHSGEPFHLEAVREILALAGLDESALQTPPSYPLDPHVHADLLRAGGVRAPILMDCSGKHAAMLLTCAVNDWPTENYLDADHPLQVTITETFTELTDGPPSVVGVDGCGAPLLATPLQQLARAIGRIVQEPAGSSGARLVEAMGEHPEYVSGTRRAELQLMRAVPGIVAKSGAESVYVAALPDGTAYALKIEDGGERPLYVVMNRALELAGVEAPLLRERPVVLGGGKQVGEVRPTF from the coding sequence GTGGATGTCCTGGCAGAAGTGATCCGTTCCGGGCTCGTCGAGAGCCGTCATCGTGGCGTCGCGGTGGGCGTCGATCCCGCCGGGGAGGTCATCTGGTCCATGGGCGACCCGGGGACCGTCGTGTTCCCTCGCTCGGCCAACAAGCCGATCCAGGCCATGGGGATGCTCCGCGCGGGCCTGCCCCTGGACGGTCGCCTGCTGGCGCTGGCCTCCGCGAGCCACTCCGGTGAGCCGTTCCACCTCGAGGCGGTGCGCGAGATCCTCGCGCTCGCCGGTCTCGACGAGTCCGCGCTGCAGACGCCGCCGTCGTACCCGCTGGACCCGCACGTGCACGCCGACCTGCTCCGCGCCGGCGGGGTGCGCGCCCCGATCCTCATGGACTGCTCCGGCAAGCACGCCGCGATGCTGCTGACCTGTGCCGTCAACGACTGGCCGACCGAGAACTATCTCGACGCGGACCACCCGTTGCAGGTGACGATCACCGAGACCTTCACCGAGCTCACGGACGGTCCGCCGTCGGTGGTCGGCGTCGACGGCTGCGGCGCCCCGCTGCTCGCCACGCCCCTGCAGCAGCTCGCACGGGCGATCGGCCGGATCGTCCAGGAGCCGGCAGGGTCGTCCGGTGCTCGGCTGGTCGAGGCGATGGGCGAGCACCCCGAGTACGTGAGCGGCACCCGCCGGGCCGAGCTGCAGCTCATGCGGGCGGTGCCGGGGATCGTCGCCAAGTCCGGCGCCGAGAGCGTCTACGTCGCCGCGCTCCCGGACGGCACGGCGTACGCGCTGAAGATCGAGGACGGTGGTGAGCGCCCCCTCTACGTGGTCATGAACCGGGCTCTCGAGCTGGCCGGTGTGGAGGCCCCGCTGCTGCGCGAGCGTCCCGTCGTCCTGGGTGGCGGCAAGCAGGTCGGCGAGGTCCGACCCACGTTCTGA
- a CDS encoding polysaccharide biosynthesis tyrosine autokinase → MRHTLGVRAVLRRWPTVAVVTLLGLAVAAFGLSSATERYTSHADVLITPPADRGTTAVAERTVESYAHVLGGRTIAADVAKELDLASVGATDDDLSAAIVGDTSVLRVTATAGTGEQAAALSRTASEAFLTWLDDQESGLQASVVEPAAVPSAPSSPQRAPWLLLGGLIGLLLGLAVAAARTLADSSVRTPAELEDIVGAPVLGAVAYDKTAVQTPLITSLGTHHPRFEAVRILRTNLQFLDIDREHTVITITSSVPGEGKSTTATNLAIAIAQTGSRVALVEGDLRRPRVSEYLGIEKTVGLTTVLVGRVDLDTALQSAGTPGLEVLTSGALPPNPSEILQTDAMKALVSELRDRFDVVLIDAPPLLPVTDASLLASISDGAILVVRHGETGREDLRSATARLRAVNARLLGTVLSMAPVKELSRHGYGYGYGYGPEYFQRATAPARSRGGARKG, encoded by the coding sequence GTGAGGCACACCCTCGGCGTGCGAGCAGTGCTGCGACGGTGGCCCACCGTCGCGGTCGTGACCCTCCTCGGCCTCGCCGTGGCGGCGTTCGGCCTCTCGTCGGCCACCGAGAGGTACACGTCCCACGCCGACGTCCTCATCACCCCGCCGGCCGACCGCGGCACGACCGCGGTCGCGGAGCGCACGGTCGAGTCGTACGCCCACGTGCTCGGCGGGCGGACGATCGCGGCCGATGTCGCCAAGGAGCTCGATCTCGCCTCGGTCGGCGCGACGGACGACGACCTGTCCGCCGCGATCGTCGGGGACACCTCCGTCCTGCGCGTGACCGCCACCGCCGGGACCGGCGAGCAGGCGGCCGCTCTCTCGCGCACCGCGTCCGAGGCGTTCCTGACCTGGCTCGACGACCAGGAGTCCGGCTTGCAGGCCTCGGTGGTCGAGCCGGCCGCTGTGCCCTCGGCCCCGTCGAGCCCGCAGCGCGCCCCGTGGCTGCTCCTCGGCGGCCTGATCGGCCTGCTCCTCGGCCTGGCGGTCGCCGCGGCCCGCACGCTCGCCGACAGCAGCGTGCGCACGCCGGCCGAGCTCGAGGACATCGTCGGCGCACCGGTGCTGGGCGCCGTCGCCTACGACAAGACCGCCGTCCAGACCCCGCTCATCACGTCGCTGGGCACCCACCACCCGCGGTTCGAGGCCGTCCGGATCCTGCGCACCAACCTGCAGTTCCTCGACATCGACCGTGAGCACACGGTCATCACGATCACCAGCTCGGTCCCGGGCGAGGGCAAGTCCACGACCGCGACGAACCTGGCGATCGCGATCGCGCAGACCGGCTCGCGGGTCGCGCTGGTCGAGGGAGACCTGCGCCGTCCCCGCGTCAGCGAGTACCTCGGCATCGAGAAGACCGTCGGCCTCACGACGGTCCTGGTCGGCCGGGTCGATCTCGACACCGCGCTCCAGTCGGCCGGCACACCGGGGCTCGAGGTCCTGACGAGCGGCGCGCTGCCGCCCAACCCGTCCGAGATCCTGCAGACCGACGCGATGAAGGCCCTCGTCTCCGAGTTGCGCGATCGGTTCGACGTCGTCCTGATCGACGCTCCCCCGCTGCTGCCGGTGACCGACGCGTCGCTGCTCGCCTCCATCTCCGACGGGGCGATCCTGGTCGTGCGTCACGGCGAGACGGGCCGCGAGGACCTGCGGTCCGCGACCGCACGTCTGCGCGCCGTCAACGCCCGGCTGCTCGGCACGGTGCTCAGCATGGCGCCGGTCAAGGAGCTCTCCCGGCACGGCTATGGCTACGGGTACGGCTACGGCCCGGAGTAC
- a CDS encoding DUF2516 family protein, which produces MFELQGGLLIVISLALFAAKGFALVDCIARRSSEFSVLDTLPKRSWLIILGLSLAAHLIWWDPLQIFNLVGTVGSLVYLAQVRGSAH; this is translated from the coding sequence ATGTTCGAGCTGCAGGGTGGCCTGCTCATCGTGATCTCGTTGGCCCTGTTCGCCGCGAAGGGCTTCGCGCTGGTCGACTGCATCGCGCGCCGGTCCTCGGAGTTCTCGGTCCTTGACACGCTGCCCAAGCGCAGCTGGCTGATCATCCTCGGTCTGTCGCTGGCGGCCCACCTGATCTGGTGGGACCCGCTGCAGATCTTCAACCTGGTCGGGACCGTCGGCTCGCTCGTCTACCTGGCCCAGGTGCGCGGCTCCGCGCACTGA
- a CDS encoding endonuclease/exonuclease/phosphatase family protein, which yields MRLPVVAGLVGLLVLAGLQPAAAASKPSKVGLVSFVGADYSRSHSTASLTLDWPNAPRAKKYQVFMSKSYSMKKAKTFSVKSSKIKISKLSAGRDYFFRVRGINGKKKGKKSNRVGHTTIVRPGPSKGLVPIRVMTYNLCSAVCDQKATTRYPWMKTATSGSAAPRQPAALERIAAANADVLATQEASALKTPPPGYAEAINASAKRLYFRESRLQLADKPAYTYEAGDKNGCRATTSPDAQAGHIFLGWHSKGCRYAVWAELVDKSTGRHFLAVNVHTVAGTSATAVANRRSEMDLLFAGVAQINRQKLAVVFAGDFNSHKNRTPDVVGAAMRSHKFRDAFDLARTLDRQHYNSYNNFKTAPVISYKWGDHVDHVFVDPSRSRVDAWRNIVLIGNDGRLVKPIPSDHSPLVVDVRLG from the coding sequence ATGCGCCTCCCCGTTGTCGCCGGTCTCGTCGGCCTGCTCGTCCTGGCCGGCCTCCAGCCCGCGGCCGCCGCGTCCAAGCCGAGCAAGGTCGGGCTGGTCTCGTTCGTCGGTGCCGACTACTCGCGCTCGCACAGCACCGCCAGCCTGACGCTGGACTGGCCCAACGCGCCGCGGGCGAAGAAGTACCAGGTCTTCATGTCGAAGTCGTACTCGATGAAGAAGGCGAAGACGTTCTCGGTGAAGTCGAGCAAGATCAAGATCTCGAAGCTCTCCGCCGGTCGCGACTACTTCTTCCGGGTACGTGGCATCAACGGCAAGAAGAAGGGCAAGAAGTCCAACCGCGTGGGACACACCACGATCGTGCGTCCCGGCCCCTCGAAGGGTCTCGTGCCGATCCGCGTCATGACGTACAACCTGTGCTCGGCGGTCTGCGACCAGAAGGCCACGACCCGCTACCCGTGGATGAAGACCGCGACGTCCGGCAGCGCCGCGCCGCGCCAGCCGGCAGCCCTGGAGCGCATCGCCGCCGCGAACGCGGACGTCCTGGCGACCCAGGAGGCCAGCGCGCTCAAGACGCCCCCGCCGGGTTACGCCGAGGCCATCAACGCCAGCGCGAAGCGCCTGTACTTCCGCGAGTCCCGCCTGCAGCTCGCCGACAAGCCGGCGTACACGTACGAAGCCGGCGACAAGAACGGCTGCCGGGCCACGACGTCGCCGGACGCCCAGGCCGGGCACATCTTCCTCGGCTGGCACTCGAAGGGTTGTCGCTACGCCGTCTGGGCCGAGCTGGTTGACAAATCCACGGGCCGGCACTTCTTGGCCGTCAACGTGCACACCGTGGCCGGCACGTCCGCGACCGCGGTCGCCAACCGTCGCTCGGAGATGGACCTGCTGTTCGCCGGGGTCGCGCAGATCAACCGCCAGAAGCTCGCGGTGGTGTTCGCCGGCGACTTCAACTCGCACAAGAACCGCACCCCGGACGTCGTCGGCGCCGCGATGCGCAGCCACAAGTTCCGCGACGCGTTCGACCTGGCCCGCACGCTGGACCGTCAGCACTACAACAGCTACAACAACTTCAAGACGGCGCCGGTCATCAGCTACAAGTGGGGCGACCACGTCGACCACGTCTTCGTCGACCCGTCGCGCAGCCGGGTGGACGCCTGGCGCAACATCGTGCTGATCGGCAACGACGGACGGCTGGTGAAGCCCATCCCGTCGGACCACAGCCCGCTCGTCGTCGACGTGAGGCTCGGCTGA